Proteins encoded within one genomic window of Candidatus Syntrophocurvum alkaliphilum:
- a CDS encoding S41 family peptidase — MRKIIIGVISLTISALIITGCLNTNKYSMEGVNRATEFPNEISINLESEEYGQEVNYIINAIDKWYAHKDKKNIDIDLLRSTYVTKAESAKSFSQFNIALLKLFAELKNGHSNVYTGVPEYGVPILTALIEGKVVITYLGNQEQIDKKVEVGWVIEEIDNKPAREWMKERFSMISGSTPQALEQESLQWVFRRYEYEPKTREYLLTSPQGDQLNLELSLNIPRNELGIYQFPPIEIKKLGDYGYIAINTMTDSIVEAFDEALEQMLDKKGIVLDLRKNGGGNSLNGDQMVRRLIQKETDIWQGRSIKPYHGINYSGKVIALVGPQTFSAAESFAFDLSDSGRVITMGEPTKGDSGGGPVLFKTDGGIYFRFPTRGVDISASGSPMEGIGLDPHIFQKQTYDDLLQGIDTLLESAIARMEEGYF; from the coding sequence ATGAGAAAAATTATTATCGGTGTTATATCTTTAACAATATCAGCTTTGATTATAACCGGATGCCTAAATACGAATAAGTACTCTATGGAAGGTGTTAATCGAGCTACTGAATTTCCAAATGAAATTTCAATAAACCTTGAATCAGAGGAATACGGCCAGGAAGTTAACTATATAATCAATGCTATTGACAAATGGTATGCCCATAAGGATAAGAAAAATATTGATATAGACCTTTTACGCTCAACCTATGTAACCAAGGCAGAATCAGCAAAAAGTTTTTCTCAATTTAACATAGCTCTCCTAAAGCTATTTGCTGAACTAAAAAACGGGCACAGCAATGTGTACACAGGAGTTCCTGAATATGGTGTTCCTATACTAACTGCTCTAATAGAAGGTAAAGTGGTTATTACATACCTAGGAAACCAAGAGCAGATTGACAAAAAGGTAGAAGTAGGATGGGTTATTGAAGAGATTGATAATAAGCCTGCTAGGGAATGGATGAAGGAAAGGTTTTCAATGATTAGTGGATCAACCCCGCAAGCCCTAGAGCAGGAAAGCTTGCAGTGGGTGTTTAGGCGATATGAATATGAACCTAAAACCAGAGAGTATCTATTAACAAGTCCTCAAGGAGATCAACTTAACCTGGAATTATCTTTAAATATCCCTAGAAACGAGTTAGGTATCTACCAGTTTCCGCCTATTGAAATAAAAAAATTAGGGGACTATGGTTATATTGCTATTAATACCATGACTGATAGTATTGTGGAAGCCTTTGACGAGGCACTAGAACAAATGTTGGATAAAAAAGGTATAGTTCTTGACCTAAGAAAAAATGGTGGCGGTAACTCTTTAAATGGAGATCAGATGGTCAGAAGGTTGATTCAGAAAGAGACGGACATCTGGCAAGGACGCAGTATAAAACCATATCACGGCATAAATTATAGTGGCAAAGTGATTGCTTTAGTAGGTCCACAGACCTTTTCGGCTGCTGAAAGTTTTGCCTTTGATCTAAGTGACTCCGGCAGGGTTATTACAATGGGTGAACCTACCAAAGGAGACTCCGGAGGCGGGCCTGTTTTATTTAAAACAGATGGAGGAATATATTTTCGTTTCCCTACCCGTGGAGTTGACATATCTGCCTCGGGATCACCTATGGAAGGAATTGGTCTTGATCCACATATTTTTCAAAAACAAACTTATGATGACTTATTACAAGGTATAGATACCCTTTTAGAGTCAGCTATAGCTAGAATGGAAGAAGGCTATTTTTAA